The following DNA comes from Desulfobaculum xiamenense.
TTCTCTTCAACCTCATCGGCAACGCCGTGAAGTTCACCCGCAAGGGCCATGTGCGCGTCAACGTGCACTTCCTGCGCAAATCCACGGCCCCGGACACCGCGCGCCTGCTCTTCTCCGTGCGCGACACCGGCATCGGCATCCCCGAGGATCAAATCGAAACCATCTTCGATCCGTTCATCCAGCTCAACTGGGGCAAGTCTCGCAAGTACGAAGGCACCGGTCTCGGGCTCGGCATCGTCAAGCGCCTCGTGTCCCGGATGGGGGGCATCATCACCGTCGAAAGCCGCGTGGGTGTCGGAACGAACGTCGAATTCTGGATCAACGTCGGCCTGCCGCAGGCCAACGGCTGACCACCAGCCCAACACCACGACAAAAAGCGAACGGGTGCCGCCTCCAAAGGAAGCGGCACCCGTTCGTCGTTGTTCGTGTGGACCTGCGGTCCGTCGGCGGCGCGCGTCGTGCGCGGCGCATGCGACAACCGGCGCTAGGCCACGCAGGGCGTGGCGTTCCAGACCATGAGGATCGCCAGCACCAGAAGCGTTCTCGTGAATTGCGTCATCGTTTCCATCCTTTTCACGCGGCGAAACCTGTCCGCCGCACGTGTGGTCACGTCTTAAACGTTGCGCACGCAAGAGTCAAGCATCAGCCCCGCGAAAACCCGCCACAGTTGCTCTCGACCCTTTGTGAATGCTACGATGACTGGAGTTCCTGACTTTTTAGATGCCCACAGCACGGAGGCCCCGCGTGTCAGTACTGCCCCGGCTCATCCCCCTGATCCTGCTGGCCGCAACGGCGCTTCTCCTCGCGCTCTCCCACCCGTGCGCCGCAGATTCGCCCTTCTTCAGCGACTGCGCACCGAACCGCACTGACGACACGCGTCTTCGCCGCTCCGCCCAGCAGGGCAACGCCGAATCCCAGTACATTCTCGGCGTGGTGCTGACGGTAAGGGCCGAGGAGGAAAACCGCGCAGGATGGCGCGGGCAGGCCCGCATGCTCTACCGCGAGGCCAGCACATGGTTTCGCAAAGCGGCGGAACATGGGCACCCGCAGGCGCAATTCGCCCTCGGCTACCTGCTCTCGCAGGGGCTTGGCACCAATCGCGACGTTGCCGCCGCCTTGCCGTGGCTTCGCTTGGCAGCGGAGCAACGCGTGCCGGACGCGCAATACCTGCTGGGCATGATGAGCGCCCACGGCGAAGGAATGCAGCGCAACACGGCGCAGGCGGTGGGCATGCTGGCCGATGCGGGGGTGGCCTTCGCCACGCATGGCCGCACGAATCTGGCCCTCGAATGCGCCCGCGCCATCAGCGCCATCACGCCCGGACACCCCTCCGTGAAGGCCATCACCGAAATGCTGCGCCGGGGCGGCTGGGACGGAACCCGCGACGACGCATCCCTTTCCACTGGCACGGGCTGGCCCGTGGCCGAAGGCTTCGTGGTCACAAACCTTCATGTGGTCCGAGGGGCGACGAGCATCACCCTGCTCCTCTCGGACGGCACGCAACTCGACGCGGCCATCGCCCATGTTGACGAGCGAAACGATCTGGTCCTGCTCGCCGTGGACGATCCCTGCGCGCTTCCGCCCGCGTTGCCACTGGCCGCCAAGGCCCCCGAACTGGGTGCGGATGTCTTCACCGTCGGCTTCCCGCAGGCGGCCATTCTCGGCTCGTCACCAAAACTCGCCACAGGACGCATCAGCGGCATGCTCGGCATCCAGGACGACCCACGCACCTACACCATCTCCGTCCCGGTGAGCGCAGGCAACAGCGGCGGGCCACTGGTCAACCTCTCGGGCGAGGTCGTCGGCGTGGTGCAGGCCCGCATCAACGCCGAAAAGGTCTTCATGGAAACGGGCGAACTGCCGGGCGAGATGAACTATGCCCTGCGGGCGGACCTCGTGCGCGCCCTGCTGGCGCGTGTGCCGCACGGTCGCACTGGGCTGGCGTCCACGCTACGCAAGACCTTCGGACTCGGCTGCCCGAAGATCAACCTCCCCGAACCGAACACGCTGGCGCACCACGCCAACACGGTTCAGGCCTCCGTGGTCATGATCGTGGCCCGCTAGCCGCGCGCACAACCGCCCGCAATCGAAACGCTTCCCCTCAATCCTGACCATTTCCCTTCAGCCTTCGGCGGGTCTTTCTTCCCATGTGCGAAGAATTTTCCTCACATCGTCACACGAAAGAAACGCAACGGGCTTGCACAAACCGATACATGCAATTATAGTTGCAATCATTTCAAAGTCTTCATTCCACAAATGCAACAAAAGGAAACGACGATGAAACGCATTCTGCTTCTTGCCGCAGCCGTCTTCATTGCCTCGGCCCAGCTCGTCATGGCAGGCGAAACCATGCAGCTGCTGACATGGAAAGGCTATGCCCCGCAGCAGCTCATCGACAAATTCAAGGCCGAGACGGGCATCACCGTCGAAGTCACCTATTCCAACAACGAGGAGATGATCGCCAAGCTGCGCGCCACGCGCGGCGCGGGCTTCGACCTCGCCCAGCCGAGTCAGGACCGCATCTCCTCCGTGCAGAAGGAATTCGGCATCTATCAGCCCATGGATTACGACCGACTCGACGCCAAGCTCTTCGTTCCCTCCATGCTGGCTGCGGTAAAGCAGAACACCATGGTGGACGGCAAGTCCCACGCCGCGCCCTTCTGCTGGGGCACTTCCGGGCTGGTAGTCAACGCCAAGGCTGCGCCCGAGGCCCGCGACTACACCGCCCTGCTCGACTCTGCCTACTCCGGCCGCGTGAGCTATCGCCTCAAGCGCCCCACCCTCATCGCCCTCGCCTTCGCGCTGGGTGACGACCCCTTCGCCCTATACGGCGACACGAAAGCCTACACCGCGCTCATGGATAAGATCGGCGACAAGCTCATCGAGGCCAAGCCGCTGGTGAAGAACTACTGGACCAACGGCGACGCCCTGCTCCAGTCCATGCGCTCCGGTGAGGTGCACGTGGCCATGGCGTGGGACAACGGCGGCTGGAAGCTCCATGACGAGAACCCGGACATCGACTTCATCGCCCCGGCCAGCGGCGCCCTCGGCTGGATCGACACCTTCGCCATCCCGGCCAAGGCCAAGAACGTGGACGCGGCCTACAAGTGGATCAACTTCATGATGCGCCCCGAGAACGCGGCCGTCTTCACCAACATGGAGAAGTACGCCACGGCCTGCGAAGGCGTGAATCCCTTCCTCGACGAAGCCGTGCGCGCCAACTTCGAGCGCTCCTTCAGCCAGCAGGACATCGAGCGCATCCGCTGGTACCCGCCTGTTCCGGCAGAGATCGAGGCCATCGAGGGCCGCATTCTGGACAAGGTCAAGGCCTCCCGATAGCCCCATCGGTCCGGGCGCGTCCTCTCCCCGCGCCCGGACCTCCCACGGACGGAAAACATGGACACCGATCTTCGCGTTGACGAACTTTTGAAGCGCTTCGGCACGTTCACCGCGGTGGACAACGTCTCCTTCGAGGTGCCGCAGGGGCGCTTCTTCTCCATCCTTGGCCCCTCCGGCTGCGGCAAGACCACGCTGCTGCGCATGATCGCGGGCTTCGAAACGCCGACCGGCGGAACGATAGCCATCCGCGGGCGCGACATGGCGGGCATACCGCCCAACCGCCGCCCGGTGAACCTCGTCTTCCAGCATCTGGCGCTGTTCCCCATGATGGACGTGGCCGAGAATGTGGCCTTCGGTCTGCGCCGACGCCGCGAACGCACGCCGGACATCCGCCGCAAGGTGGCCGAGGCGCTGGAGCGCGTGGACCTCGGCGGATTCGGCGATAAGCGCATCGACCAACTTTCCGGCGGTCAGAAGCAGCGCGTGGCCATCGCCCGCTGTCTCGTGCTCGAACCGTCGGTGCTGCTGCTCGACGAACCGCTCGGCGCACTGGACCTCAAACTGCGCGAGCAGATGAAGGTGGAGCTACGCGCCCTGCAAACCAAGGTCGGCACGACCTTCGTCTACATCACCCACGACCAGTCCGAGGCCCTCGTCATGTCCGACGCGGTGGCCGTCATGAACAGCGGCCGATTCGAGCAGGTGGACACCCCGCGCAACCTTTACGACAACCCGGCCACGCCCTTCGTGGCGGGCTTCGTGGGCGACACCAACATCCTGCGCGGCCGCGTGCGCGAGGCCGACGCGGACACGGCCCTCGTCGAGACGCAGTCCGGCCTTGCCTGCCGCTGCCGCGCGGGGGCCGGAGTCGGAAGCGGCGAAGGGGCGCTCCTCTTCGTGCGGCCCGAGGCCTTCATCATCGAACCGGACGACACCCCGGATCTGACGGCTATCACCGTACGGGTGGACTCGGTGCTCTTCGACGGAGCCAACAGCCGCCTGCTGGCCCGCGCCGACGACGCGACAGGCACGGAACTCACTATCGCCCTGCCGCAGAACCGCCGCTTCGACCATCTCGTTCCCGGCAGCCGCGTGCGGGTGGGCTGGCATACGCAGGCCGCGCTGTGCTTCGGCGCGAAGGACGGCGACTGATGCGGCGCAGCCACCTGTTCTGGCTGTTCCTCGCGCCGGTTCTGGCGTGGCTGGTGCTCCTCATCGTGCTGCCGCACGTGGACCTGCTCGTCATGTCCCTGCGCCGGGGCAACGGCATGGGCGAACCGGAATGGACGCTCGCCAACTACGCCACGTTCTTCGCAGAGCCCATCTACTGGAACACCTTCCTGCGCACCTGCGTCTACTCGATCCTCACCACGCTCATCACGCTCGCCATCGGGCTTCCGGTGGCCTTCTTCGTGGTCAAGATCGCGGCCGTGCGCCTGCGCGGCATGCTGATGATCCTATTGTTGCTCCCCTTCTGGGTCAGCGAGTTGGTACGGGTGTACGGCTGGATGATCCTCCTGCGCGAAAGCGGGGTGCTGAACCACATCCTCGTCGCCTCCGGGCTACTGGCCAAACCAGTGGAGATGCTCTACAACGACGCCACCATGATCATGGGCCTCGTCTACACCTGCATGCTGTTCATGGTCGTGCCGCTCGTCTCGGTGATGGACAGCCTGGACGACAGCCTCATCGAGGCCGCGCACGACCTCGGTGCCGGTCCGATCGCCATCTGGCGCACCATCATCATCCCCCATGCCAAGCCGGGCATCACCTCGGGCTGCATCGTGGTGTTCATGCTCTCGCTCGGCAACTACCTCACCCCGAACCTCATCGGCGGCAAGAATTCCCTGTGGTTCACGGAGCAGATCTACAACCAGTTCATCGCCAGCTTCAACTGGAACCAGGGTTCCGCCTTCGGCTTCCTGCTGCTGGCGCTGTCCACGATCATCATCCGCATAGGGCTGAAACTGACCCGCCAAACCCTCGGGGAGGTGGCGCGATGATCCGCAGCCTGCCACGCTCCGGCGCGTACACCGCGCTCTACCGCATCTACGTCGGCGCGTTCTTCGTGTTTCTTTTCGCGCCGCTCGGGGTGACGTGCCTGTTGGCCTTCAACGATTCGCCCTTTCCCTCGCTGCCGTGGTACGGCTTCACGCTGGACTGGTTCACCAGCGCTGGCCCGGAGCGCATCGGCATCTTGCATGACGCCCACAACCTGCGCTCCATCCGCGTCAGCGCGCACACGGCGTTCTGGGTGGCGCTTCTGTCCACAACAGTCGGCACCTGCGGAGCCTTCCTCTTCGAGCAGGAAAAATTCCCCGGCAAGGAAGCGCTCTACCTGCTCATGCTCGCGCCGCTGGTCATCCCCGGCGTGATTCTCGGCATCTCCATCCTCCTCGCCGCCAACACAGCTGGCCTGTTCATTGAGGAACGCCTCGGCTGGGACGTGGGGCTACTGCGACCGGGTTTCTGGCTGGTGGTGCTGGGACAGTTCTCGTTCATCACCACCTTCGTGACCCTCGTGGTCTCGGCGCGGCTCAAAAAGTTCGACCGCAGCCTCGAAGAGGCGGCCATGAACCTCGGGGCAAACAGGATGCAAGTCATCCGGCACATCACGCTGCCCTTCCTGCGTCCGGCAATCATCAGTTCCGCCGCCGTGGCCTTTCTCATGAGCTTCGAGAACTTCAACACCACGCTCTTTCTAGTTGGGCCGCAGCCCACCCTGCCCATCAACCTCTACCTGCAGGTCCGCGACGGCTCCACGCCGGTCATAAACGCCATTTCGCTGCTGCTCATCATGGGCACGGCGGCGCTGGCGCTAACGAGCCTGCTTCTGTCCCGAGAGGATCGCTGAATGTTCTTCTCCTTCCGCACACGCGAGGCATGGCCCCTTGTCTG
Coding sequences within:
- a CDS encoding ABC transporter ATP-binding protein, with product MDTDLRVDELLKRFGTFTAVDNVSFEVPQGRFFSILGPSGCGKTTLLRMIAGFETPTGGTIAIRGRDMAGIPPNRRPVNLVFQHLALFPMMDVAENVAFGLRRRRERTPDIRRKVAEALERVDLGGFGDKRIDQLSGGQKQRVAIARCLVLEPSVLLLDEPLGALDLKLREQMKVELRALQTKVGTTFVYITHDQSEALVMSDAVAVMNSGRFEQVDTPRNLYDNPATPFVAGFVGDTNILRGRVREADADTALVETQSGLACRCRAGAGVGSGEGALLFVRPEAFIIEPDDTPDLTAITVRVDSVLFDGANSRLLARADDATGTELTIALPQNRRFDHLVPGSRVRVGWHTQAALCFGAKDGD
- a CDS encoding extracellular solute-binding protein, producing MKRILLLAAAVFIASAQLVMAGETMQLLTWKGYAPQQLIDKFKAETGITVEVTYSNNEEMIAKLRATRGAGFDLAQPSQDRISSVQKEFGIYQPMDYDRLDAKLFVPSMLAAVKQNTMVDGKSHAAPFCWGTSGLVVNAKAAPEARDYTALLDSAYSGRVSYRLKRPTLIALAFALGDDPFALYGDTKAYTALMDKIGDKLIEAKPLVKNYWTNGDALLQSMRSGEVHVAMAWDNGGWKLHDENPDIDFIAPASGALGWIDTFAIPAKAKNVDAAYKWINFMMRPENAAVFTNMEKYATACEGVNPFLDEAVRANFERSFSQQDIERIRWYPPVPAEIEAIEGRILDKVKASR
- a CDS encoding trypsin-like peptidase domain-containing protein; translated protein: MSVLPRLIPLILLAATALLLALSHPCAADSPFFSDCAPNRTDDTRLRRSAQQGNAESQYILGVVLTVRAEEENRAGWRGQARMLYREASTWFRKAAEHGHPQAQFALGYLLSQGLGTNRDVAAALPWLRLAAEQRVPDAQYLLGMMSAHGEGMQRNTAQAVGMLADAGVAFATHGRTNLALECARAISAITPGHPSVKAITEMLRRGGWDGTRDDASLSTGTGWPVAEGFVVTNLHVVRGATSITLLLSDGTQLDAAIAHVDERNDLVLLAVDDPCALPPALPLAAKAPELGADVFTVGFPQAAILGSSPKLATGRISGMLGIQDDPRTYTISVPVSAGNSGGPLVNLSGEVVGVVQARINAEKVFMETGELPGEMNYALRADLVRALLARVPHGRTGLASTLRKTFGLGCPKINLPEPNTLAHHANTVQASVVMIVAR
- a CDS encoding ABC transporter permease, with the translated sequence MIRSLPRSGAYTALYRIYVGAFFVFLFAPLGVTCLLAFNDSPFPSLPWYGFTLDWFTSAGPERIGILHDAHNLRSIRVSAHTAFWVALLSTTVGTCGAFLFEQEKFPGKEALYLLMLAPLVIPGVILGISILLAANTAGLFIEERLGWDVGLLRPGFWLVVLGQFSFITTFVTLVVSARLKKFDRSLEEAAMNLGANRMQVIRHITLPFLRPAIISSAAVAFLMSFENFNTTLFLVGPQPTLPINLYLQVRDGSTPVINAISLLLIMGTAALALTSLLLSREDR
- a CDS encoding ABC transporter permease; amino-acid sequence: MRRSHLFWLFLAPVLAWLVLLIVLPHVDLLVMSLRRGNGMGEPEWTLANYATFFAEPIYWNTFLRTCVYSILTTLITLAIGLPVAFFVVKIAAVRLRGMLMILLLLPFWVSELVRVYGWMILLRESGVLNHILVASGLLAKPVEMLYNDATMIMGLVYTCMLFMVVPLVSVMDSLDDSLIEAAHDLGAGPIAIWRTIIIPHAKPGITSGCIVVFMLSLGNYLTPNLIGGKNSLWFTEQIYNQFIASFNWNQGSAFGFLLLALSTIIIRIGLKLTRQTLGEVAR